Proteins encoded by one window of Cyclobacteriaceae bacterium:
- a CDS encoding FGGY family carbohydrate kinase yields the protein MSRYLLGIDLGSSSVKASLIEADSGLLKASVAYPETEMEISSPEHGWAEQDPNQWWENATFAVQSVMKSAGAKADDVLALGIAYQMHGLVVVDKSHKVLRPSVIWCDSRAVSIGEDAYNQLGELYCMERLMNSPGNFTASKLKWVLDNEPHIYKQIHKAMLPGDYLAMRLTGDVRTTVSGLSEGIMWDYQKSAIPERLFNYYGLDAKLVAEAVPTFSDQGKLTAEAAHSLGLKPETPVSYRAGDQPNNAFSLNALNPGEIAATAGTSGVIYGIVDKPTADKLSRVNTFVHVNHTADTARYGVLLCVNGTGIMNSWLRKLLSTNASVSYETLNALASKAPVGADNLLILPFGNGAERVLQNVNLGASIHGLDLNRHNASHICRAAQEGIVYALGYGFEVMNELGIQSKVIRAGHANMFLSDLFCQTFVNTTGARLELYNTDGAQGAARGAGIGIGYYKNYNEAFRTLSCIKSFEPDSQQTVVQNTFGQWKSILNKQVNTHS from the coding sequence ATGTCGCGCTATCTGTTAGGAATTGACCTGGGGAGTTCATCGGTAAAAGCCTCCCTTATTGAAGCTGACTCCGGTCTGCTAAAAGCTTCAGTAGCCTATCCGGAAACTGAAATGGAAATATCCAGTCCCGAACATGGGTGGGCTGAACAAGACCCCAACCAGTGGTGGGAGAATGCTACGTTTGCCGTTCAATCAGTGATGAAGAGCGCAGGCGCCAAAGCCGATGATGTGCTGGCCCTTGGAATAGCCTATCAAATGCATGGGTTGGTTGTAGTCGACAAAAGTCACAAGGTTTTGCGCCCCTCTGTAATATGGTGTGACAGCCGGGCGGTATCAATTGGGGAGGATGCCTATAACCAGTTGGGCGAGTTGTATTGCATGGAACGACTGATGAATTCCCCTGGGAATTTCACCGCTTCGAAGCTTAAGTGGGTATTGGACAACGAGCCCCATATATATAAGCAGATACACAAAGCCATGCTGCCAGGAGATTACTTGGCCATGCGACTGACTGGCGATGTTCGCACAACAGTTTCGGGATTGTCGGAAGGTATTATGTGGGATTACCAAAAAAGCGCCATACCCGAACGACTCTTTAATTATTATGGACTTGATGCGAAACTTGTTGCGGAAGCGGTGCCTACATTTTCTGATCAAGGTAAGCTTACAGCTGAGGCTGCACATTCACTCGGCCTCAAACCAGAAACACCCGTTTCCTATCGGGCGGGTGATCAGCCCAATAATGCGTTTTCGTTAAATGCACTTAATCCGGGTGAGATTGCCGCTACAGCCGGAACATCAGGTGTGATCTATGGCATTGTAGATAAGCCCACAGCCGATAAACTTTCCAGGGTGAACACGTTTGTTCATGTCAATCACACAGCCGATACTGCCAGGTATGGTGTATTATTGTGTGTGAACGGTACAGGTATTATGAACAGTTGGTTGAGAAAGTTACTTTCTACAAATGCATCTGTTTCGTACGAAACACTAAATGCGTTGGCGAGTAAAGCACCTGTTGGTGCCGATAACCTGTTGATTCTTCCGTTTGGCAATGGGGCTGAACGTGTGTTGCAAAACGTAAACCTGGGTGCAAGCATTCATGGACTTGACTTAAACCGGCATAATGCTTCACACATTTGTCGTGCAGCGCAGGAAGGTATTGTGTATGCGTTGGGATATGGCTTTGAGGTAATGAATGAGCTGGGTATACAATCTAAAGTAATTCGGGCAGGTCATGCCAATATGTTTTTGAGCGATCTGTTTTGTCAAACATTTGTAAACACAACAGGTGCCCGGTTGGAATTATACAATACCGATGGCGCGCAGGGTGCTGCGCGTGGTGCAGGGATAGGAATCGGATATTATAAAAATTATAATGAGGCATTTCGCACTCTCAGTTGTATAAAAAGTTTTGAACCGGATAGCCAACAAACAGTCGTGCAAAACACATTTGGTCAATGGAAATCTATTTTGAATAAACAAGTAAACACTCATTCTTAA
- the xylA gene encoding xylose isomerase, which translates to MKDTTTTFFKGIPVIKYEGPQSKNPLAFRYYDAKRKVGKKTMAEHLRFAIAYWHTFCGTGGDPFGAPTKNFPWLQNADPIQRAKDKMDAAFEFAVKMGINFYCFHDYDLVDEAPTLKESEARLQTIVKYAKQKQKETGVKLLWGTANLFSNPRYMNGASTNPDYKVVSWAGAQVKNALDATIELGGSNYVFWGGREGYMSLLNTDMKREQEHLARFLHMARDYGRKNGFKGTFLIEPKPMEPSKHQYDFDAATVISFLRQYDLLDDFKLNLEVNHATLALHTFQHELQVAADAGMLGSIDANRGDYQNGWDTDQFPNNVNELTEAMLIILEAGGFKTGGINFDAKTRRNSTDLEDIVYAHIGGMDTFARALLTAQAILDDGEYKKLRKQRYSSFDSGRGKQFEQGKLTLESLHGDALKNGEPEIQSGRQEYLENLINRFI; encoded by the coding sequence ATGAAAGACACAACCACAACATTTTTTAAAGGAATCCCGGTTATTAAGTACGAAGGCCCTCAATCAAAAAATCCATTAGCCTTTCGGTACTATGATGCCAAACGAAAAGTAGGAAAGAAAACTATGGCGGAGCATCTTCGCTTTGCTATCGCGTATTGGCACACCTTCTGTGGTACGGGAGGCGATCCATTCGGAGCGCCCACAAAAAATTTTCCATGGTTACAAAACGCTGACCCTATCCAGCGAGCAAAAGATAAAATGGATGCGGCCTTTGAGTTTGCCGTTAAAATGGGCATAAACTTCTACTGCTTTCACGATTATGATCTGGTAGATGAAGCACCCACGCTTAAAGAATCAGAAGCACGACTTCAAACAATTGTTAAGTACGCCAAACAAAAGCAAAAAGAAACCGGTGTTAAACTACTGTGGGGTACGGCAAACCTGTTTTCAAATCCAAGGTATATGAATGGCGCCTCAACCAATCCGGATTATAAGGTTGTGAGTTGGGCTGGTGCGCAAGTGAAAAATGCACTTGATGCAACCATTGAGTTAGGGGGTAGCAACTACGTTTTTTGGGGTGGTCGCGAAGGCTACATGTCGTTGTTGAATACCGATATGAAACGCGAGCAGGAACACCTGGCGCGCTTCTTACATATGGCGCGCGATTATGGGAGGAAGAATGGATTCAAAGGAACATTCCTCATTGAACCCAAACCCATGGAGCCTTCCAAACACCAATACGATTTTGATGCAGCTACTGTCATTTCTTTCCTTCGTCAGTATGATTTGCTGGATGATTTCAAACTTAACCTGGAAGTGAATCACGCCACACTTGCCTTGCACACCTTCCAACACGAATTGCAGGTGGCAGCTGATGCGGGCATGCTGGGTAGCATTGACGCCAACCGGGGTGATTATCAAAACGGTTGGGACACGGATCAATTCCCCAACAACGTGAATGAACTAACTGAAGCCATGTTAATCATTCTGGAAGCAGGTGGATTTAAAACCGGTGGTATTAATTTCGATGCAAAGACAAGACGAAACTCAACTGATCTGGAAGATATTGTGTACGCTCACATTGGTGGTATGGACACGTTTGCACGGGCATTGCTCACTGCTCAGGCAATTCTGGATGATGGCGAGTATAAAAAGCTGCGTAAGCAACGGTATTCCAGCTTTGATTCCGGGAGAGGTAAGCAATTTGAACAAGGCAAGCTTACGCTTGAAAGCCTGCATGGTGATGCCCTGAAAAATGGAGAACCTGAAATACAAAGTGGAAGACAGGAATACCTGGAGAATTTGATTAATCGGTTTATTTAA
- a CDS encoding alpha-L-arabinofuranosidase C-terminal domain-containing protein: MKYALLIFFSLSIVLTIHAQNKVTLHVDQANTQISRHIYGHFAEHLGRCIYDGMYVGDNAVIPNTDGVRNDVIKALKDLKIPNLRWPGGCFADTYHWKDAIGPKQERKHIENLSWGNVREDNSFGTNEFLNLCELLGAEPYLAVNMNTGTVQEAVEWVQYTNHANGTSYLTDLREKSGRAKPWNVKYWGIGNESWDCGGDMTVEHYINLYRQYATAMTSYGNTEKLFRIAVGPGSPDYAWTEALMKNIPARRFEGVSIHHYSVINWSKKGSSTAFTDEEYFKTMQQAWRMEEMVRKNAEIMDKYDPQKRVALIVDEWGGWYETDPEGRGQLYQQNTIRDAMIAGLTLNIFNNHADRVRMANLAQIVNVLQAVILTDKEKIILTPTYHVMEMYNVHQDALLVPSQLISNDFVQGNSRIQAVTVSASKNQNGKLYISLTNIDNKNSQEIDISINGFKANKLSGRILTSTKVQDHNTFDNPTNISPKPFKSATLIKGNLKVSLPPNSVVVLEVTE; the protein is encoded by the coding sequence ATGAAATATGCCCTGCTGATTTTCTTTAGCCTTTCTATAGTTCTGACTATCCATGCACAGAACAAAGTGACGCTTCACGTTGATCAGGCGAATACGCAAATCAGCAGGCATATTTACGGGCACTTCGCAGAACATCTTGGCCGATGCATTTATGACGGCATGTATGTTGGCGATAATGCTGTTATTCCAAATACCGATGGCGTTCGGAACGATGTGATAAAAGCGCTGAAAGATTTGAAGATACCGAACCTTCGCTGGCCCGGAGGATGCTTCGCGGACACCTATCATTGGAAGGATGCAATCGGTCCAAAGCAAGAGCGCAAGCACATTGAAAACCTGTCGTGGGGAAATGTAAGGGAAGACAACAGTTTTGGTACGAATGAATTTTTGAATTTGTGTGAATTGCTTGGCGCTGAACCTTATTTGGCCGTTAATATGAACACAGGCACTGTACAAGAGGCGGTGGAGTGGGTTCAGTATACCAATCATGCAAATGGCACCAGCTACCTGACCGATTTGCGCGAGAAAAGCGGTCGCGCCAAACCCTGGAATGTAAAGTATTGGGGCATTGGTAATGAATCATGGGATTGTGGCGGTGACATGACCGTTGAGCATTATATCAATCTATACAGACAATACGCCACCGCCATGACTAGCTATGGCAACACAGAGAAGTTGTTTCGGATTGCAGTTGGTCCGGGTTCACCCGATTATGCATGGACGGAAGCGCTGATGAAAAATATTCCTGCGAGGCGTTTTGAGGGTGTATCCATTCATCATTACTCCGTAATCAATTGGAGTAAAAAGGGTTCTTCAACGGCCTTTACAGATGAGGAGTATTTCAAGACCATGCAGCAAGCATGGCGGATGGAAGAAATGGTCCGGAAGAATGCTGAAATTATGGACAAGTATGATCCGCAAAAACGTGTTGCTTTAATTGTGGATGAGTGGGGAGGATGGTATGAAACCGATCCGGAAGGAAGGGGACAACTCTATCAGCAGAATACCATTCGCGATGCGATGATTGCAGGTTTAACACTCAATATTTTTAACAACCATGCCGACCGCGTGCGAATGGCCAACCTCGCGCAAATTGTAAACGTGCTTCAGGCGGTAATCCTAACCGATAAAGAGAAAATTATTCTAACGCCTACGTATCACGTAATGGAAATGTACAACGTGCATCAGGATGCTCTGCTTGTACCCAGTCAGCTTATTTCAAATGATTTTGTGCAGGGTAATAGTCGCATTCAGGCAGTAACGGTTTCCGCATCAAAAAATCAAAACGGAAAGTTGTACATCTCGCTGACCAATATTGATAATAAGAACAGTCAGGAAATTGACATTTCAATCAATGGCTTTAAAGCGAACAAATTAAGTGGCAGGATTTTGACATCAACAAAAGTTCAGGATCATAATACGTTTGATAATCCGACAAACATTTCACCCAAACCTTTTAAAAGTGCAACCCTCATAAAAGGAAATCTGAAAGTTAGTCTGCCTCCAAACTCAGTGGTGGTGCTGGAGGTGACTGAGTAG
- a CDS encoding altronate dehydratase family protein, with protein sequence MSNKFLKIHPEDNVLVALSDLKAGEEIRYNGSSIILNQDIPAKHKFTLKNLNPQDEIKMYGILVGKALHPIPAGGAITTQNVKHQASSYSGKSDTITWKAPDVSRWKDKTFDGYHRADGQVGVANYWLVVPLVFCENRNVNVIRHAFEEELGFAKQNDYKNYVHELVELYKTNKLDDSHKPAFNHHQTNGRSRLFKNVDGIKFLTHEGGCGGIRQDSEALCALLAGYINNPNVAGATVLSLGCQNAQIDILQQKLNRINPSFSKPLIILEQQKEGTEQDMLVRAIHETFLALVEANKLERKPAPLSKLKIGLECGGSDGFSGISANPAVGHVSDLLAALGGSSILSEFPELCGVEQELINRCTINENADKFVHLMRAYAQSAEAVGSGFDMNPSPGNIKDGLITDAMKSAGAAKKGGTSPVADVLDYGEYVTKPGLNLLCTPGNDVESTTAMAGSGASIILFTTGLGTPTGNPIAPVVKISSNTKLAERMPDIIDVNAGTVIEGTKSIEEVGEEILEFIIDVASGRQQTKAQQLHQDDFIPWKRGVSL encoded by the coding sequence ATGTCAAACAAGTTCTTAAAGATACATCCCGAGGATAATGTTTTAGTGGCGTTATCCGATCTGAAAGCCGGTGAAGAAATCCGGTACAATGGAAGTTCCATTATATTGAATCAGGATATCCCCGCCAAACACAAATTCACCCTGAAGAATTTGAATCCGCAGGATGAAATCAAAATGTATGGTATACTGGTTGGCAAGGCGCTTCATCCTATTCCGGCCGGTGGTGCCATTACCACACAAAATGTAAAACACCAGGCCTCCTCCTATTCAGGTAAATCAGATACCATAACGTGGAAAGCTCCTGACGTTTCACGATGGAAGGATAAAACTTTTGATGGCTATCACCGTGCAGACGGTCAGGTGGGTGTGGCCAACTACTGGCTGGTTGTTCCGCTTGTATTTTGCGAAAACAGAAATGTGAATGTGATCCGGCATGCGTTCGAAGAAGAACTGGGCTTCGCGAAACAAAATGACTACAAGAATTACGTGCACGAGTTGGTAGAATTATACAAAACGAATAAACTTGACGATTCTCACAAACCTGCATTTAATCACCATCAAACAAATGGAAGATCACGACTTTTCAAAAATGTAGATGGTATAAAATTCTTAACCCACGAAGGTGGATGTGGTGGCATTCGTCAGGATTCAGAAGCCCTATGTGCATTACTGGCCGGTTACATCAACAACCCTAATGTTGCAGGAGCAACTGTATTAAGTTTAGGATGTCAAAACGCTCAAATCGATATTCTGCAACAAAAGCTAAACAGAATAAATCCTTCCTTTTCTAAACCACTCATTATTCTTGAACAACAGAAAGAAGGTACCGAACAAGACATGTTGGTGCGCGCCATACATGAAACGTTTTTGGCACTGGTTGAAGCCAATAAACTGGAACGCAAACCTGCTCCTTTAAGCAAACTTAAAATCGGGTTGGAGTGTGGTGGCTCCGATGGCTTCTCCGGAATTTCAGCTAACCCGGCCGTAGGCCATGTTTCCGATTTGCTTGCTGCATTGGGTGGTTCTTCCATCCTCTCTGAGTTTCCGGAGTTATGTGGTGTAGAACAGGAGTTGATCAATCGCTGCACGATCAATGAAAACGCGGATAAGTTTGTACACCTGATGCGGGCGTACGCACAATCAGCTGAAGCTGTAGGTTCAGGGTTTGATATGAATCCCTCACCCGGAAATATTAAAGACGGTTTGATTACCGATGCGATGAAATCTGCCGGTGCTGCAAAAAAGGGCGGGACATCGCCCGTAGCTGATGTACTTGATTATGGTGAGTATGTAACCAAACCCGGATTGAATTTGTTGTGCACTCCGGGCAATGATGTAGAAAGCACCACAGCCATGGCCGGATCTGGCGCTTCCATTATTTTATTTACCACCGGTTTGGGTACGCCAACCGGAAACCCCATAGCGCCTGTTGTCAAAATTTCATCGAATACAAAATTGGCAGAAAGAATGCCTGATATTATTGATGTGAATGCAGGAACCGTAATTGAAGGAACAAAGTCGATTGAAGAAGTAGGCGAAGAGATTCTTGAATTTATTATTGATGTTGCCAGTGGTAGGCAGCAAACCAAAGCACAACAACTCCATCAGGATGATTTTATTCCGTGGAAACGTGGCGTGTCATTGTAG
- a CDS encoding sugar kinase, which yields MNKVVTFGEIMLRLATPGFLRFSQATELEATYGGGEANVAVSLANYGIDARFVTSLPNNDIGDAAIASLRARSVDTSFINRSGDRIGIYFLESGAVSRGSKVIYDRANSSFAKLKKGVIDWDKAFEGATWFHWTGITPAVSEGAAEVCKEACEVAAKKGITISTDLNFRNKLWKWGKPASEVMEELVKHCDVILGNEEDADMVFGIKPEGVDVTSGHVEGAAYESVGKQLMKKFPKAKKVIITLRGSISASHNSWSGVLWDGKKLFEAPTYQITHIVDRVGGGDSFMGGLIYGLIKYPTDDQKALNFAVAASCLKHTIKGDFNLVTVDEVEKLMKGDASGRVSR from the coding sequence ATGAATAAAGTAGTAACGTTCGGTGAAATCATGCTCAGGCTGGCAACGCCTGGCTTTCTTCGGTTTTCTCAGGCAACAGAATTAGAGGCAACATACGGTGGTGGTGAAGCCAACGTAGCCGTATCGTTAGCCAATTATGGCATCGATGCGCGCTTCGTTACCAGCTTACCCAATAATGATATCGGTGATGCAGCCATCGCTTCGTTGCGTGCCCGTAGTGTTGACACTTCATTTATCAACCGTAGTGGCGACAGGATTGGAATTTATTTTCTGGAATCCGGTGCGGTGAGTCGCGGGAGCAAGGTAATCTATGACCGTGCCAACAGTTCGTTTGCAAAATTGAAGAAAGGCGTGATCGACTGGGATAAAGCATTTGAAGGTGCTACCTGGTTTCACTGGACAGGCATTACACCGGCTGTTTCTGAAGGTGCAGCTGAAGTGTGTAAGGAGGCATGTGAAGTAGCTGCTAAGAAAGGCATTACCATTTCAACCGACTTAAACTTCAGGAATAAATTATGGAAGTGGGGAAAACCTGCAAGCGAAGTGATGGAGGAGTTGGTAAAACATTGTGATGTAATCTTAGGTAACGAAGAAGATGCCGACATGGTGTTTGGTATTAAGCCTGAAGGTGTAGACGTAACATCAGGTCATGTGGAAGGGGCAGCATACGAATCGGTAGGAAAGCAATTGATGAAAAAGTTTCCGAAGGCAAAGAAGGTGATTATTACGCTGCGCGGATCAATCAGTGCCAGTCATAATTCATGGTCGGGTGTGTTGTGGGACGGGAAGAAATTATTCGAAGCGCCAACCTATCAGATAACGCATATTGTAGACAGAGTAGGGGGGGGTGATTCGTTTATGGGCGGATTAATCTATGGATTGATCAAATATCCAACGGATGATCAGAAAGCCCTCAACTTTGCGGTTGCCGCATCATGCCTAAAGCATACTATTAAAGGTGACTTTAACTTGGTCACTGTTGATGAAGTGGAGAAGCTGATGAAAGGTGATGCTTCCGGACGTGTTTCACGATAA
- a CDS encoding bifunctional 4-hydroxy-2-oxoglutarate aldolase/2-dehydro-3-deoxy-phosphogluconate aldolase translates to MPTFTPESIVQAMKSTGMIPVFYHADIEIAKAVMDASYKGGVRVFEFTNRGGNAFDVFTQLLVHAQQYPDMVLGIGTIMNAETTQKFIQAGAHFIVSPILKPEMAEVCKKHHIPWIPGCATLTEIVAAKEHGAAVIKIFPGSVLGPGFVSSVLPVIPGYQLMPTGGVEPTKENLSAWFKAGVMCVGMGSQLFKKEIMEKKDWPALEKSVADAMSIIKEIIK, encoded by the coding sequence ATGCCAACATTTACACCTGAATCCATTGTACAGGCTATGAAATCAACGGGAATGATTCCCGTGTTTTATCATGCTGATATTGAAATTGCTAAAGCGGTGATGGATGCTTCTTATAAAGGAGGCGTGCGTGTGTTTGAATTTACCAACCGGGGCGGAAATGCATTTGATGTATTCACACAACTTTTAGTACATGCGCAACAATATCCGGATATGGTACTGGGTATTGGCACCATTATGAATGCGGAGACCACGCAGAAATTTATTCAAGCGGGCGCTCATTTCATTGTGTCTCCAATCCTTAAACCCGAAATGGCTGAGGTGTGCAAAAAGCATCATATTCCCTGGATACCCGGTTGCGCCACACTTACCGAAATTGTTGCCGCGAAAGAGCATGGCGCAGCGGTGATTAAAATTTTCCCTGGGTCTGTACTCGGCCCTGGCTTTGTGTCTTCTGTTTTACCGGTTATTCCCGGTTATCAACTTATGCCAACAGGAGGAGTTGAGCCAACCAAAGAAAATCTTTCCGCCTGGTTCAAAGCGGGTGTGATGTGTGTTGGCATGGGTTCGCAATTATTCAAAAAAGAGATCATGGAAAAGAAAGATTGGCCTGCACTTGAAAAGAGTGTGGCGGATGCTATGTCCATCATCAAGGAAATCATAAAATAA
- a CDS encoding MFS transporter: MENLNSKMTNYRWTICALVFFATTVNYLDRNVLGLLKTTLSDIGMFGDDKANQELYYSYVIMSFQVAYALGMLGIGRVIDKIGTKNGYGIALFGWSLAAIGHAFAKTTFGFGFWRAALGVTEAGNFPAANKTIANWFPKKERAFATGIYNSGANVGAIIAPLSVPYIAESMGWEWAFILTGAVGLIWLFFWYRSYKSPLEKLKEGKLSQAEYDYIHSDQDEAIVEDETKEKVSWFRLLGYRQTWAFFFGKFMTDPIWWFFLFWLPAFLTGENARHLADGRPEKVIEWPLAVAVVYMVATVGSVLGGWLPKRLINGGMDANKARKTSMLIYAIIPLCVLFASTLGEINTWYAVAMIAMACAAHQAWSANIFTTVSDMFPKKAVASVTGIGGMSGAFGGILIAWAAGLLLKHFTALGTVEKGYSILFVVCGSAYLIAWIIMHLLVPKFKKITDL, encoded by the coding sequence ATGGAAAACCTGAATTCAAAAATGACAAACTATCGCTGGACGATCTGTGCGTTGGTGTTTTTTGCTACTACGGTGAATTACCTCGACCGGAATGTTTTGGGATTGTTGAAAACAACTTTGTCGGACATTGGTATGTTCGGTGATGACAAAGCCAATCAGGAATTATATTATTCGTATGTGATCATGTCGTTTCAGGTGGCATATGCGTTGGGGATGCTGGGCATTGGTCGTGTAATCGATAAAATCGGAACGAAGAATGGATACGGCATTGCATTGTTCGGTTGGAGCCTGGCTGCCATTGGCCACGCCTTTGCGAAAACAACATTTGGATTTGGCTTCTGGCGTGCTGCACTTGGAGTAACCGAGGCTGGAAATTTTCCAGCCGCCAATAAAACTATCGCGAATTGGTTTCCGAAAAAGGAACGGGCATTTGCCACGGGCATTTATAACTCAGGCGCAAACGTTGGGGCCATTATTGCACCACTTTCTGTTCCGTACATAGCAGAATCGATGGGGTGGGAGTGGGCGTTCATCCTTACAGGTGCGGTAGGATTGATCTGGTTATTCTTTTGGTACAGAAGTTATAAAAGTCCGTTAGAAAAACTCAAAGAAGGAAAACTTTCGCAAGCCGAGTACGACTATATCCACAGTGATCAGGACGAAGCGATTGTAGAAGATGAGACCAAAGAAAAGGTATCGTGGTTCCGGTTGTTGGGCTACCGCCAAACATGGGCATTCTTTTTTGGTAAATTCATGACCGATCCGATCTGGTGGTTTTTTCTGTTTTGGTTACCAGCCTTTCTTACCGGAGAAAATGCACGCCATTTGGCTGATGGCCGTCCGGAAAAGGTGATTGAATGGCCGCTCGCAGTTGCAGTGGTGTACATGGTAGCCACCGTTGGCAGCGTGTTAGGTGGATGGCTGCCCAAGCGATTAATTAATGGAGGTATGGATGCCAACAAAGCACGCAAAACCTCTATGCTCATTTACGCCATTATACCCTTGTGTGTGTTGTTTGCATCAACATTAGGAGAAATCAACACATGGTATGCCGTTGCCATGATCGCCATGGCATGCGCAGCGCATCAGGCCTGGTCGGCCAATATTTTTACAACCGTTTCGGACATGTTTCCCAAGAAAGCTGTCGCTTCAGTTACCGGCATAGGGGGTATGTCGGGTGCTTTTGGAGGTATATTAATTGCATGGGCAGCAGGCTTATTGTTGAAACATTTTACAGCATTGGGCACGGTAGAGAAGGGCTATAGCATTTTGTTTGTAGTTTGCGGTTCTGCCTACCTGATTGCCTGGATTATCATGCATTTGCTGGTGCCTAAGTTCAAGAAGATTACCGATCTCTAG
- a CDS encoding type II toxin-antitoxin system RelE/ParE family toxin, with protein sequence MVKKPKLAVVWDKQAYSALQKLYDYIREESIVNAEKVRSEILRMTASLPEHPEKYPPDKFKKSNTGNYRALKNFLIG encoded by the coding sequence ATGGTGAAGAAGCCTAAACTTGCGGTAGTATGGGATAAACAGGCCTACTCAGCTCTTCAAAAATTATACGATTACATACGAGAAGAATCAATAGTCAACGCAGAAAAGGTTCGGTCGGAAATCTTGAGAATGACAGCTAGTTTGCCTGAGCATCCCGAAAAATATCCGCCTGATAAATTCAAGAAGTCGAATACAGGCAATTACCGGGCTTTGAAAAATTTTCTTATCGGATAG
- a CDS encoding MFS transporter — protein MKNERILLFILAAAMFTHIMDFMIMMPLSPSLMSIFDINAQQFSLLVSSYTITAGITGFLAAFWIDRFDRKSMMLFMYFGFTLGTLACAYAPTYPFLLIARSLAGAFGGVLGALILSIVSDVIPLERRASGLGIVMASFSVASVFGVPFGLFLASKFTWHAPFLFLGLVAVVVFVLMFAFIPPLRSHLNGTHKKPLEILSKIFGQRSSLLGLSFVSVLTLGHFTIVPFIAAYMVGNVGFSNDDLSYIYLVGGALTIFFSPWVGKMADKHGRLKIFTIFGSLVILPILFITNMPPMPLWSALVVAGIFFIFSNGRMVPSTTMETAIISPESRGSYMSIRSSVQQLTSGLASFLAGTIISEKASVFSPEAKALVNYGYVGLIAVFFSLVSLWLARKLQVAEGA, from the coding sequence ATGAAAAACGAACGTATTCTGCTCTTTATTCTGGCCGCGGCCATGTTTACCCACATCATGGACTTCATGATTATGATGCCATTAAGTCCATCACTCATGAGCATTTTTGACATCAATGCCCAGCAGTTCAGCTTGCTAGTATCTTCCTATACCATTACGGCAGGTATTACCGGATTTCTGGCAGCTTTTTGGATCGACCGTTTCGACCGAAAGAGCATGATGTTGTTCATGTACTTTGGCTTTACGCTGGGCACCCTAGCCTGTGCCTACGCACCAACCTATCCCTTTCTGCTCATTGCCCGTTCTTTAGCTGGTGCTTTCGGAGGTGTGTTAGGCGCCTTAATCCTTTCCATTGTAAGTGATGTTATACCCCTGGAACGCAGAGCCAGCGGACTTGGAATCGTGATGGCTTCATTTTCAGTAGCCTCCGTATTTGGTGTACCCTTTGGCTTATTTCTGGCCAGCAAATTCACGTGGCATGCACCCTTTTTATTTCTGGGGCTCGTAGCGGTTGTAGTATTCGTTTTGATGTTCGCGTTCATCCCGCCCTTACGATCACACCTGAATGGAACACATAAAAAACCACTTGAAATTCTATCCAAAATATTCGGGCAACGCAGCAGTTTGCTTGGGCTCTCCTTTGTTTCGGTGCTGACGCTGGGGCACTTTACCATTGTACCGTTTATTGCAGCATACATGGTTGGTAATGTGGGTTTTTCCAACGATGACCTCTCCTACATTTACCTGGTGGGAGGTGCGCTTACGATTTTCTTTTCTCCGTGGGTGGGTAAAATGGCCGATAAACATGGCCGGTTAAAAATCTTTACCATTTTTGGCAGCCTGGTAATCCTTCCGATTCTGTTCATTACCAACATGCCGCCCATGCCATTGTGGTCAGCCTTAGTGGTAGCTGGAATATTTTTCATTTTCAGCAACGGCAGAATGGTTCCATCTACCACGATGGAAACCGCGATTATCAGTCCGGAAAGTCGTGGCAGTTACATGAGCATTCGTTCATCCGTTCAACAGCTCACTTCCGGGTTGGCTTCCTTTCTGGCCGGTACCATCATCAGTGAAAAAGCTTCGGTATTCAGTCCGGAAGCCAAAGCGTTGGTGAACTATGGTTATGTGGGATTGATTGCAGTGTTCTTCAGCCTGGTTTCGTTGTGGTTGGCGAGGAAGCTGCAGGTGGCTGAGGGAGCATAA